A window of Rubricoccus marinus contains these coding sequences:
- the nuoF gene encoding NADH-quinone oxidoreductase subunit NuoF → MADTDTLLTGASKAGDWRSYERVILPPIKDLHKIEVYEREANGYKALRDVIVDGKFDPKGLTDHVKASGLRGRGGAGFSTGLKWSFMPPVDPDKPRYLACNGDESEPGTFKDRQIFEYNPHLMIEGIVLACYAMTIKTCYLYIRGEYWEYVEHVQKAVDEAYAKGYLGKNIMGTDFSTDLVVQAGAGAYICGEETSLLNSVEGKRAYPRIKPPFPAQKGLWNMPTTINNVETLADVPLIVNRGAEWFAGIGPAKHPGPVLYGISGHVNRPGVYEYPTGMLITDLLEVAGGARGGKKIKAVVPGGSSTPPLTWEMALNASMDAETLREAGSSMGTAGLCFLDEDTDMVSFTRRIAHFYHHESCGQCTPCRDGTGWMEKLLARIDAGEGYTRDLDLLLDLCDQMEGRTVCALADAAAWPVRWGIKRFRHEFEAKCQQTAFAGADLASGDGASAEPVLEGEEDHTITPGGTP, encoded by the coding sequence ATGGCCGACACCGACACCCTCCTCACCGGCGCCTCCAAAGCAGGCGACTGGCGCTCGTACGAGCGCGTCATCCTGCCGCCGATCAAGGACCTGCACAAGATCGAGGTCTACGAGCGCGAGGCCAATGGCTACAAAGCCCTCCGCGACGTGATCGTGGACGGCAAGTTCGATCCCAAAGGTCTGACTGATCACGTCAAGGCCTCGGGCCTCCGCGGACGCGGCGGCGCCGGGTTCTCGACGGGCCTGAAGTGGAGCTTCATGCCTCCGGTCGACCCCGACAAGCCGCGCTACCTCGCGTGCAACGGCGACGAGTCTGAGCCGGGCACCTTTAAGGACCGCCAGATCTTCGAGTACAACCCGCACCTCATGATCGAGGGCATCGTGTTGGCGTGTTACGCCATGACGATCAAGACGTGCTACCTCTACATCCGAGGTGAGTACTGGGAGTACGTCGAGCACGTGCAGAAGGCGGTCGATGAGGCCTATGCCAAGGGGTACCTCGGCAAGAACATCATGGGCACGGACTTCTCGACGGATCTCGTCGTGCAGGCCGGCGCAGGCGCCTACATCTGCGGCGAGGAGACGAGTCTTCTCAACTCCGTTGAGGGTAAGCGCGCCTATCCGCGCATCAAGCCCCCGTTCCCGGCTCAGAAGGGGCTGTGGAACATGCCGACGACCATCAACAACGTAGAGACGCTCGCGGACGTGCCGCTGATCGTCAACCGCGGCGCGGAGTGGTTCGCGGGCATCGGTCCAGCCAAGCACCCTGGTCCAGTCCTCTACGGCATCTCGGGCCACGTCAACCGCCCGGGCGTCTACGAGTACCCGACCGGCATGCTCATCACCGATCTCCTGGAGGTCGCTGGTGGCGCCAGAGGCGGCAAGAAGATCAAGGCCGTTGTCCCTGGCGGTAGCTCCACGCCTCCGCTCACGTGGGAGATGGCGCTGAATGCGTCGATGGATGCCGAGACGCTCCGCGAAGCGGGTTCGTCCATGGGCACCGCCGGTCTGTGCTTCCTGGATGAGGACACGGACATGGTGAGCTTCACACGGCGCATCGCGCACTTCTACCATCACGAGTCCTGCGGCCAGTGCACGCCCTGCCGCGACGGCACGGGCTGGATGGAGAAGCTCCTCGCGCGCATCGACGCGGGCGAAGGCTACACCCGCGACCTCGACCTCCTGCTCGACCTCTGCGACCAGATGGAGGGCCGGACGGTCTGCGCCCTCGCCGACGCCGCCGCATGGCCCGTCCGCTGGGGCATCAAGCGCTTCCGCCACGAGTTCGAGGCCAAGTGCCAGCAGACTGCCTTCGCGGGCGCCGACCTTGCCTCTGGCGACGGCGCAAGCGCTGAGCCTGTCCTGGAAGGGGAGGAGGACCACACCATCACCCCCGGCGGCACTCCCTGA
- a CDS encoding T9SS type A sorting domain-containing protein — translation MVGTSAYGNGDTATSTGTAQELGQSFTATCDGEFIDIDLAIANNFGTPSNAGTEVPITLSVFEGEGTGGTELFTGDFNVTLPADGLFATFTFPLGGFDVAEGTLYTVFVDATGDNFTIVGNASTAPNPYTSGQAVISTSGGPIGAGPLSNPFLDLRFTARFGAPSETSIEEAIARGGAFSPAYPNPVRGVGRVELTLEQAQDVTVELFDALGRKVAVLFDGPMAGVQAMPLEFDASALAPGTYLIRASGDGLAASQRVSVIR, via the coding sequence GTGGTAGGAACCTCCGCGTACGGGAACGGAGACACCGCAACAAGCACGGGGACGGCTCAGGAGCTCGGCCAGAGCTTCACCGCGACGTGCGACGGTGAGTTCATCGACATCGATCTAGCGATCGCCAACAACTTCGGGACTCCCTCCAACGCAGGCACTGAGGTGCCGATCACGCTGAGCGTGTTCGAAGGGGAGGGGACTGGCGGTACGGAGCTCTTCACCGGCGACTTCAACGTCACGCTTCCGGCCGATGGCCTCTTCGCGACGTTTACGTTCCCCCTCGGAGGGTTCGACGTGGCGGAGGGCACCCTCTACACGGTCTTCGTTGACGCCACGGGAGACAACTTTACCATCGTCGGCAACGCGTCTACGGCTCCAAACCCGTACACAAGCGGGCAGGCTGTGATTTCAACCTCTGGCGGACCCATCGGAGCAGGCCCTCTGTCCAACCCGTTCTTGGACCTCCGCTTTACGGCCCGCTTCGGGGCGCCCTCCGAGACATCAATCGAAGAGGCCATCGCCCGCGGCGGTGCGTTTTCGCCCGCCTACCCCAACCCGGTTCGTGGGGTTGGGCGCGTAGAGCTCACCCTGGAGCAGGCGCAGGACGTGACAGTCGAGCTGTTCGACGCGCTCGGCCGCAAGGTCGCGGTCCTCTTCGATGGTCCAATGGCTGGTGTGCAGGCGATGCCGCTCGAGTTCGACGCGAGCGCGCTCGCGCCGGGCACCTACCTCATTCGCGCCTCTGGCGACGGCCTCGCAGCGTCGCAGCGGGTATCTGTGATTCGGTAG
- a CDS encoding 2Fe-2S iron-sulfur cluster-binding protein — MPTLTIDGTPQEFEPGDKVLQFCLDHGVEVPHFCYHPALSVPANCRQCLVKAGTPMMDRETREPVLDDDGNPKINYFPKLMPSCALDATDGMVVHTQQDSVEVAEAQASNLEIMLVNHPLDCPICDQAGQCPLQIQAYKYGPEGSRFEFQKVHKPKRIQLGPNVILDAERCINCTRCTRFTAEVTETHQLTIINRGDKNHPMTAPGEVFDDAYSMCTTDICPVGALTEDYFRFKARVWEMSKTPSVSDFGGKGINVDLWVRNNQILRITPRENLDVNEYWMPDAARLVYSTYNENRASGAMVNGAPTEWDAAYDAAADALQNARGVFFLGSASATVEDNHLLAKLAESVGAETPRYFSRREEGSGDGFLISDDPAPNTEGVERLGFQAIDPLTMAGAIANADVVYILHDDPVAMGVAAGDLEGKTVILHPTHSTNETLPLADIVLPITMSVETLGTFVSEDGRAQLLRPAKMIRAVNRSLMMASGVGQGRPDKVGTPFDRWHDEDNKVDCLPGWTSLPAVAERLGKPMHVRSPRQVMSEVSDSNPAFAGVTHEAMGLLGVSLQTEAEPA, encoded by the coding sequence ATGCCGACGCTCACGATAGACGGCACCCCCCAAGAGTTCGAGCCCGGTGACAAGGTGCTCCAGTTCTGCCTCGATCACGGCGTCGAGGTGCCGCACTTCTGCTACCACCCGGCGCTGAGCGTCCCGGCCAACTGCCGTCAGTGCTTGGTGAAGGCGGGCACCCCCATGATGGACCGCGAGACTCGCGAGCCTGTCCTGGACGATGATGGCAACCCGAAGATCAACTACTTCCCGAAGCTCATGCCGAGCTGCGCGCTGGACGCGACGGATGGGATGGTCGTTCACACCCAACAGGACTCCGTAGAGGTTGCCGAGGCGCAGGCCAGCAACTTGGAGATCATGCTGGTCAACCACCCGCTGGACTGCCCGATCTGCGATCAGGCCGGACAGTGCCCGTTGCAGATCCAGGCGTACAAGTACGGTCCCGAGGGATCACGCTTCGAGTTCCAGAAGGTGCACAAGCCCAAGCGCATTCAGCTTGGGCCGAACGTGATCCTGGACGCCGAGCGCTGCATCAACTGCACGCGCTGCACCCGCTTCACGGCCGAGGTGACAGAGACGCACCAGCTCACCATCATCAACCGGGGTGACAAGAACCACCCGATGACGGCCCCGGGCGAGGTCTTTGACGACGCCTACTCGATGTGCACGACGGACATCTGCCCCGTTGGTGCGCTGACCGAGGATTACTTCCGGTTCAAAGCGCGCGTCTGGGAGATGTCCAAGACGCCCTCTGTCTCCGACTTCGGCGGCAAGGGGATCAACGTGGATCTCTGGGTCCGCAACAACCAGATCCTCCGCATCACGCCGCGTGAGAACCTGGATGTCAACGAGTACTGGATGCCCGACGCGGCCCGCCTCGTCTACAGCACCTACAACGAGAACCGGGCCTCTGGCGCGATGGTCAACGGTGCTCCTACGGAGTGGGACGCTGCCTACGACGCGGCAGCCGACGCGCTCCAAAACGCCAGAGGAGTGTTCTTCCTCGGCTCCGCTTCGGCAACGGTCGAGGACAACCACCTGCTCGCGAAGCTCGCCGAGTCTGTTGGCGCTGAGACGCCGCGCTACTTCTCACGGCGAGAAGAGGGGAGTGGCGATGGCTTCCTGATCTCGGACGATCCCGCGCCGAACACAGAAGGGGTCGAGCGCCTAGGCTTCCAGGCGATCGATCCGCTCACCATGGCTGGAGCGATCGCAAACGCCGACGTGGTCTACATCCTCCACGACGATCCCGTCGCGATGGGCGTGGCTGCGGGGGACCTGGAAGGCAAGACGGTGATCCTGCACCCGACCCACAGCACGAACGAGACGCTGCCTCTGGCGGACATCGTGCTTCCGATCACGATGAGCGTCGAGACGCTCGGCACGTTCGTGAGCGAAGACGGGCGCGCGCAGCTTCTCCGCCCGGCCAAGATGATCCGCGCGGTCAACCGCTCGCTCATGATGGCCTCCGGCGTGGGTCAGGGCCGCCCCGACAAGGTGGGCACGCCGTTCGACCGCTGGCACGACGAGGACAACAAGGTGGACTGCCTTCCTGGTTGGACGTCGCTCCCGGCAGTGGCGGAGCGTCTCGGCAAGCCGATGCACGTTCGCTCACCGCGCCAGGTCATGTCAGAGGTCTCCGATTCCAACCCTGCTTTCGCGGGCGTCACCCACGAGGCCATGGGCCTTCTCGGCGTCTCGCTCCAAACCGAAGCCGAACCCGCATAG
- a CDS encoding NADH-quinone oxidoreductase subunit A: MITDFVPLFIMILLALGLAFTLLKAGQYLGPYKPGKIKGSAYESGMDPVGTARERYSVKFYLVAMIFIVFDVELVFLYPWAVSFGEFLRAGGPAVLGSLAVVGVFMFILVVGLIYDIKKGGLDWD, from the coding sequence ATGATCACTGACTTCGTCCCGCTCTTCATCATGATCCTGCTGGCCCTCGGGCTGGCGTTCACGCTCCTGAAAGCGGGGCAGTATCTCGGGCCGTACAAGCCCGGGAAGATCAAGGGCAGCGCCTACGAGAGCGGCATGGACCCGGTCGGTACCGCTCGCGAGCGGTACTCGGTCAAGTTCTACCTCGTCGCGATGATCTTTATCGTGTTCGACGTCGAACTCGTGTTCCTGTACCCCTGGGCGGTCTCCTTCGGGGAGTTCCTCCGAGCAGGAGGACCGGCGGTTCTCGGCTCGCTCGCCGTAGTCGGCGTGTTCATGTTCATCCTCGTCGTGGGCCTGATCTACGACATCAAGAAGGGCGGGTTGGACTGGGACTGA
- a CDS encoding NADH-quinone oxidoreductase subunit B, translating to MFSEEGGFLTTSVDAVVNWARSNSLMPMPMGLACCAIEMMGFAGPKYDVARFGSEAMRFSPRQADLMIVAGWCSHKMAHTVRRIWDQMAGPKWCIAQGACASTGGMHRCYGVVQGIDNFLPVDVYIPGCPPRPEAVLHALMDIQEKIRAEQSVANEAHDLSGLVVKPTDEERRLIAA from the coding sequence ATGTTTAGCGAAGAAGGCGGCTTCCTCACGACCTCCGTCGACGCGGTCGTCAACTGGGCCCGGTCGAACAGCCTCATGCCCATGCCCATGGGCCTCGCCTGCTGCGCCATCGAGATGATGGGCTTCGCGGGTCCCAAGTACGACGTGGCGCGCTTCGGCTCCGAGGCCATGCGGTTCTCGCCGCGCCAGGCAGATCTCATGATCGTGGCAGGGTGGTGCTCTCACAAGATGGCCCATACCGTTCGCCGCATCTGGGACCAGATGGCCGGCCCCAAGTGGTGCATCGCGCAGGGCGCCTGCGCCTCCACAGGCGGAATGCACCGCTGCTACGGCGTGGTCCAGGGAATCGACAACTTCCTTCCTGTGGACGTGTACATCCCCGGTTGCCCGCCGCGTCCGGAGGCTGTTCTCCACGCGCTGATGGACATCCAGGAGAAGATCCGCGCCGAGCAGTCTGTCGCCAACGAGGCGCACGACCTCAGCGGTCTCGTCGTAAAGCCGACCGACGAGGAGCGCCGCCTTATCGCCGCCTAA
- the nuoE gene encoding complex I 24 kDa subunit family protein has translation MSPQTPGGFVSPKPQYTPGETPERHFSDDELVWTEDEKAQIETYRAQYPTNDGAVMKGLWLAQGKFGWLPPEVIRLVADTLEIPYAKVYGVATFYTMYFKEKKGQFVLDVCTCFSCQVCGGYDILHYLEDSLGVKAGMTTEDGLFTIQEAECLGACGSAPMLQVTNGPYVHNLTTEKVDKMISSLRNGETLPFESVTLPQDEDEMGGNRRSDTEAVTAYRTPPVSEHIH, from the coding sequence ATGAGCCCACAGACCCCCGGCGGCTTCGTCTCGCCCAAACCGCAGTACACGCCCGGCGAGACGCCGGAGCGGCACTTCTCCGACGACGAACTCGTCTGGACGGAGGACGAGAAGGCGCAGATCGAGACCTACCGCGCGCAGTACCCGACGAATGACGGCGCCGTCATGAAGGGCCTCTGGCTCGCGCAGGGCAAGTTCGGCTGGCTCCCGCCAGAGGTCATTCGCCTCGTGGCCGACACGCTGGAGATCCCGTACGCGAAGGTCTATGGCGTGGCCACCTTTTACACGATGTACTTCAAGGAGAAGAAGGGGCAGTTCGTCCTCGACGTCTGCACGTGCTTCTCCTGCCAGGTCTGCGGCGGTTACGATATCCTGCACTACCTCGAAGACTCGCTCGGCGTCAAGGCTGGGATGACGACCGAGGACGGGCTGTTCACCATCCAAGAGGCCGAGTGCCTCGGCGCCTGCGGCTCCGCGCCCATGCTCCAGGTCACCAACGGCCCCTACGTCCACAACCTCACGACCGAGAAGGTGGACAAGATGATCTCGTCGCTCCGCAACGGTGAGACGCTGCCGTTCGAGAGCGTCACGCTTCCTCAGGACGAGGACGAGATGGGCGGCAACCGCCGCTCTGACACGGAAGCGGTCACCGCATACCGCACGCCGCCGGTCTCGGAGCACATCCACTAG
- a CDS encoding S9 family peptidase — protein MTAPRLARFVFAALFVASGAFAQERPRVTAEDYAQAERFLYSGTNGLVTGGSVSPTWQDDGRFTYKAETASGAEFVVVDPARGTREVAFDPETMARALSAARGEAIEASALPFSSFWVMDDGIGVDIGDTHYVCDLDAESCDARGDRREPDARAEMMRRFSRTEVYSPDGSRAAFIRNWNLWVRDVASGEETQLTTDGVENYGYATDNAGWRKSDRPVLKWSLDGRMIATQQQDEREVGEMYLVETTVGTPVLQQWKYPLPGDSAVAMLRRVVIDVDAQRVTPLALPMEYHRATLGDDLSMDDYHWSPDGTELALASTPRDHKSVTIRLADARTGAVRDILTESEETHFESVTGWHVLWDTREIVWNSQRDDWSNLYLYDLDTGALKNRITSGEGPVSRILRIDEDTRTVWYEAMGREPGQDPYFRHAYRASLDGGEQVSLTPEAGDHSVQIAASGAYLVDTYSSADTPPVVELRDRDGRLVMELETTDISALEAHGWKPPMRVQMTGPDGETQLYGLLFRPTDFDPNAKYPIINQAYPGPQSGSIGSRSFRASWGDRQALAELGFVVVSIDGMGTPGRSKSFHDAYYGAMGRDNTLPSQVAGMQDLARQFPWIDIDRVGIWGHSGGGFIAAGALFRYPDFFDVGISESGNHDQRNYEDDWGERYQGLLVRDGDTDNYAPEANQDLAANLKGKLLLAHGMLDDNVPPYNTLLVVQALIDANKDFDLIMFPNARHGFGRASNYMTRRRWDYFVEHLLGAEPPENYVIGE, from the coding sequence ATGACCGCCCCCCGCCTCGCCCGCTTCGTTTTCGCCGCCCTGTTCGTGGCCTCTGGCGCGTTCGCTCAGGAACGCCCTCGCGTTACCGCCGAGGACTACGCCCAGGCCGAGCGCTTCCTCTATTCTGGTACCAACGGCTTGGTGACCGGCGGGAGCGTGAGCCCCACGTGGCAGGACGACGGTCGGTTCACCTACAAGGCGGAAACGGCCTCCGGCGCCGAGTTCGTCGTCGTGGATCCCGCCCGAGGCACGCGCGAGGTCGCCTTCGATCCCGAGACGATGGCGCGCGCGCTCTCCGCCGCCAGAGGCGAGGCCATCGAGGCCAGCGCGCTCCCGTTCTCCTCGTTCTGGGTGATGGACGACGGCATCGGCGTCGACATCGGCGACACCCACTACGTCTGCGACCTGGACGCGGAATCCTGCGACGCCAGAGGCGACCGCCGCGAGCCCGACGCGCGCGCCGAGATGATGCGCCGCTTCTCGCGGACCGAGGTGTACTCGCCTGACGGCTCGCGCGCCGCCTTTATCCGCAACTGGAACCTCTGGGTGCGCGACGTGGCCTCTGGCGAGGAAACGCAACTCACGACCGACGGCGTCGAGAACTACGGCTACGCGACTGACAACGCCGGCTGGCGCAAAAGTGACCGGCCCGTTCTCAAGTGGTCGCTGGACGGCCGCATGATCGCGACGCAGCAGCAGGACGAGCGCGAGGTGGGGGAGATGTACCTCGTAGAAACGACCGTCGGCACGCCGGTCCTGCAGCAGTGGAAGTACCCGCTGCCCGGCGATAGCGCCGTCGCCATGCTCCGCCGCGTCGTGATCGACGTGGACGCGCAGCGCGTGACGCCTCTGGCGCTGCCGATGGAGTACCACCGCGCCACGCTGGGCGACGATCTGAGCATGGACGACTACCACTGGAGCCCGGACGGGACCGAACTCGCCCTCGCATCCACGCCCCGCGATCACAAGTCCGTCACCATCCGCCTCGCCGACGCCCGCACCGGCGCCGTGCGCGACATCTTGACCGAGAGCGAGGAGACGCACTTCGAGTCCGTCACCGGCTGGCACGTGCTCTGGGACACCCGCGAGATCGTCTGGAACTCCCAGCGTGACGACTGGAGCAACCTCTACCTCTACGACCTCGACACCGGCGCGCTCAAAAACCGCATCACCTCGGGCGAAGGCCCCGTCAGCCGCATCCTCCGTATCGACGAGGACACGCGCACCGTCTGGTACGAGGCGATGGGTCGCGAGCCTGGCCAAGACCCGTACTTCCGCCACGCCTACCGCGCGAGCCTGGACGGCGGCGAGCAGGTCTCGCTGACGCCAGAGGCGGGCGACCACTCGGTTCAGATCGCCGCCTCTGGCGCGTATCTCGTGGACACGTACTCCAGCGCCGACACGCCTCCAGTCGTCGAACTGCGCGACCGCGACGGCCGGCTCGTGATGGAGCTGGAGACGACCGACATCTCGGCGCTCGAAGCGCACGGCTGGAAGCCACCGATGCGCGTCCAGATGACCGGCCCAGACGGGGAAACGCAGCTCTACGGTCTCCTCTTCCGCCCGACCGACTTCGACCCCAACGCCAAATACCCGATCATCAACCAGGCCTATCCCGGCCCGCAGAGCGGGAGCATCGGTAGCCGCTCGTTCCGCGCTTCGTGGGGAGACCGGCAGGCGCTTGCCGAACTCGGCTTCGTCGTCGTCAGCATTGATGGCATGGGCACGCCTGGCCGATCCAAGTCTTTCCACGACGCCTACTATGGCGCGATGGGCCGTGACAACACGCTCCCCAGCCAGGTCGCGGGCATGCAGGATCTCGCGCGGCAATTCCCGTGGATCGACATCGACCGCGTCGGCATCTGGGGCCACTCCGGCGGCGGCTTTATCGCCGCGGGCGCCCTGTTCCGCTACCCGGACTTCTTTGATGTCGGCATCTCGGAGTCTGGCAACCACGACCAGCGCAACTACGAGGACGACTGGGGCGAGCGCTACCAGGGCCTCCTCGTCCGCGACGGCGACACGGACAACTACGCGCCAGAGGCCAACCAGGACCTCGCGGCCAACCTCAAAGGCAAACTCCTCCTCGCGCATGGCATGCTCGACGACAACGTGCCGCCGTACAACACGCTTCTCGTGGTTCAAGCGCTGATCGACGCGAACAAGGACTTCGACCTCATCATGTTCCCCAACGCTCGCCACGGGTTCGGCCGCGCGTCGAACTATATGACACGCCGCCGGTGGGACTACTTCGTGGAGCACCTTCTCGGCGCCGAGCCTCCGGAGAACTACGTGATCGGGGAGTAG
- a CDS encoding DUF4920 domain-containing protein encodes MRRFLLLPALALAFTACSSESDAPEAAGDDVAVASDAPDAGDAMAGAETTVGEPLGSDLEILPVSSVIEQASDLDGETLVVEGTVSKICQVKGCWLTLQNEAGETFRVAVPKDDAGEYVFTFPMDVTGATAQLAGTFSVEEESVEDQKHLAEDEGQSPEAIEAITAPKRTYVLTASGARLTRA; translated from the coding sequence ATGAGACGTTTCCTTCTTCTCCCTGCTCTCGCGCTCGCCTTCACGGCGTGCTCCTCCGAGTCTGACGCGCCAGAGGCCGCTGGCGACGACGTTGCCGTCGCTTCTGACGCTCCAGACGCCGGCGATGCGATGGCGGGTGCCGAAACCACCGTTGGTGAGCCCCTGGGCTCTGACCTGGAGATCCTCCCCGTCTCGTCTGTCATCGAGCAGGCCAGTGATCTGGATGGTGAGACGCTCGTCGTCGAGGGCACCGTGTCCAAGATTTGTCAGGTGAAGGGCTGCTGGCTGACGCTCCAGAACGAGGCTGGCGAGACGTTCCGCGTTGCCGTTCCCAAAGACGACGCAGGCGAATACGTCTTCACCTTCCCGATGGACGTCACGGGCGCGACCGCCCAGCTAGCCGGCACGTTCTCCGTCGAGGAGGAATCCGTTGAGGACCAGAAGCACCTCGCTGAGGACGAGGGCCAGTCGCCGGAGGCCATCGAAGCCATCACGGCGCCCAAGCGCACCTACGTTCTGACCGCCTCTGGCGCTCGCCTGACGCGCGCCTAA
- a CDS encoding NADH-quinone oxidoreductase subunit C has protein sequence MAETPNDFHATKNTIGGPDDGLQVDPGQETQTLKFYFTPRVGLAGEVERLKSENPHAKSSTYLPDLADALKARFGDAIGEVTLYAGETTVYVDRASIREVCRALRMEMGFDYLSDMGTIDRFTEEDRFEVFYNLLNLKARQRLRLKVRVDEEDAVVPSVMSIWRAADWHEREAWDMMGITFDGHPDLRRLYMPEDFEYHPARKEFPTLGIPGSLPLPPNEPDGPLTMDPFARAHGDMPKQ, from the coding sequence ATGGCCGAGACTCCCAACGACTTTCACGCCACCAAGAACACCATCGGTGGGCCCGACGACGGGCTCCAGGTAGACCCGGGGCAGGAGACGCAGACGCTGAAGTTTTACTTCACGCCGCGCGTCGGCCTCGCCGGCGAGGTGGAGCGGCTCAAAAGCGAGAACCCGCATGCGAAGTCGAGCACGTATCTGCCCGACCTTGCGGACGCCCTCAAGGCGCGCTTCGGTGATGCCATCGGGGAAGTGACGCTCTACGCAGGCGAAACGACGGTTTACGTCGATCGCGCGTCCATTCGTGAGGTGTGCCGTGCCCTCCGCATGGAGATGGGCTTCGACTATCTCTCCGACATGGGGACCATCGACCGGTTCACGGAAGAGGACCGCTTCGAGGTGTTCTACAACCTGCTCAACCTCAAGGCCCGCCAGAGGCTCCGCCTCAAAGTCCGCGTGGACGAGGAGGACGCCGTTGTGCCCAGCGTGATGAGCATCTGGCGCGCCGCCGACTGGCATGAGCGCGAGGCGTGGGACATGATGGGCATCACGTTCGACGGCCACCCGGACCTCCGCCGTCTGTACATGCCGGAGGATTTCGAGTACCACCCGGCCCGCAAGGAATTCCCCACGCTCGGCATTCCCGGATCGCTCCCGCTCCCGCCCAACGAGCCCGATGGTCCGCTCACGATGGACCCCTTCGCCCGCGCCCACGGCGACATGCCCAAGCAGTAA
- the nuoD gene encoding NADH dehydrogenase (quinone) subunit D, giving the protein MAAIPSNVPVAHAAAPGDDENLFTFWPRHNAAIYKALADKYTHIETPASGDGAASGDGSMGEPEVVTPDDKRRAEWREEHSATTDPLESSMILNLGPQHPATHGALRVVVQLDGETIERCLLDVGYLHRGIEKLAEVKTYQEFMPYTDRMDYMSPYSNNVAWCLAVEKLCGIEAPERAQWLRTIGCELARISSHLLWAGTMVMDAGALSVFLWTFKYREEIYSLFDEIAGARFTVSHSRIGGLAFDFSDTALAMIRAFCDDFERNLADWRKLLDRNRIWIDRNMGVGVVSYEDAIAEGYTGPSLRASGVEYDVRLFEPYLVYDKLDFDIPMRTEGDSLARYFVRVEEMQQSINIIRQCLDRLPSGPVRVDNAKAAYPSKDEVYYSMEGMIHDFMMTDTGVAPPKGAECYHAVESPKGELGFFLASDGTGSPWRVKMNTPSYSNLQGLESMMEGAMVGDTVVLIGSIDPVIGDSDK; this is encoded by the coding sequence ATGGCCGCCATTCCCTCCAACGTCCCCGTCGCGCACGCCGCCGCCCCTGGCGACGACGAGAACCTCTTCACGTTCTGGCCGCGGCACAACGCCGCGATCTACAAGGCGCTCGCGGACAAGTACACGCACATCGAGACGCCGGCTTCCGGCGATGGCGCGGCCTCTGGTGACGGCTCGATGGGCGAGCCGGAGGTGGTCACGCCGGACGACAAGCGCCGCGCAGAGTGGCGCGAGGAGCACTCCGCGACGACGGATCCGCTGGAGAGCAGCATGATCCTCAACCTCGGGCCGCAGCACCCGGCCACGCACGGCGCGCTCCGCGTGGTCGTGCAGCTGGATGGCGAGACCATCGAGCGGTGTCTGCTCGACGTGGGCTACCTCCACCGTGGCATTGAGAAGCTGGCCGAGGTGAAGACCTACCAGGAGTTCATGCCCTACACGGACCGCATGGACTACATGTCGCCGTACTCGAACAACGTGGCGTGGTGCCTCGCGGTCGAAAAGCTGTGCGGCATTGAGGCTCCCGAGCGTGCGCAATGGCTGCGCACCATCGGCTGTGAACTGGCCCGGATCTCGTCGCACCTCCTGTGGGCCGGCACGATGGTCATGGACGCCGGCGCCCTCTCGGTCTTCCTGTGGACGTTCAAGTACCGCGAGGAGATCTACTCTCTCTTCGACGAGATCGCGGGCGCGCGCTTTACCGTTTCCCACTCCCGCATCGGTGGCCTCGCGTTCGATTTCTCGGACACGGCGCTCGCCATGATTCGCGCCTTCTGCGACGACTTCGAGCGCAACCTCGCTGACTGGCGCAAGCTGCTCGACCGCAACCGCATCTGGATCGACCGCAACATGGGCGTGGGCGTGGTCTCGTACGAGGACGCTATCGCAGAGGGCTACACCGGCCCGAGCCTTCGAGCCTCTGGCGTCGAGTACGACGTGCGCCTTTTCGAGCCCTACCTCGTGTACGACAAGCTCGACTTCGACATCCCGATGCGGACCGAGGGCGACAGCCTCGCGCGCTACTTCGTGCGCGTGGAGGAGATGCAGCAGTCGATCAACATCATCCGGCAGTGCTTGGATCGCCTGCCCTCCGGCCCGGTCCGCGTGGACAACGCGAAAGCCGCCTACCCGAGTAAGGACGAGGTCTATTACTCGATGGAGGGCATGATCCACGACTTTATGATGACCGACACCGGCGTCGCCCCGCCAAAGGGCGCCGAGTGCTACCACGCCGTCGAGAGCCCCAAGGGCGAACTCGGTTTCTTCCTCGCGAGCGACGGCACCGGCAGCCCCTGGCGCGTGAAGATGAATACTCCGTCCTACTCCAACCTCCAGGGTTTGGAGTCCATGATGGAAGGCGCGATGGTTGGCGACACCGTCGTCCTCATCGGCTCCATCGACCCCGTTATCGGCGACTCTGATAAGTAG